In a genomic window of Salegentibacter salegens:
- a CDS encoding LamG-like jellyroll fold domain-containing protein yields the protein MGKILLLIFLIIIVPFGVYGQACPTSLSISSNPGREICTGEEVTFSAAVDTGSGLNYLWQINGVAAGTNTPQFTTTNLENNDRVRVIVTSSDDENCNLTSDYIQMTVNTVRVGSLVIQASPAEICPGDEMSFSIKSSSNTGTNPVYQWQVNGQNQGSGSVFSANLAEGDNVQLLVSSSLPCTEDFSSNVISVSEKDGPPANIGNIQGEASICPGVSTTYSISAVNFANSYIWELPTGWSGSSTGTSIDVTPGSQGGEIRVRALNDCGESEQTLSVNVEPGVPGQPGTITGNTEVCPGTTQSYSVNEVQDAESYQWVLPSDWSGSSTTNTIDLSTGNPGNATIEVIAINSCGDSVVRTLNITVQPGTPNNPGAISGGTEVCPGIEETYSISSVIDAESYNWTVPAGWTINGDASSNQISVTTGNYDQNGTISVTAVNSCGESEANSLAVNVDYGTPPLPGEINMEIAEGFEVICPESSLSFSIPEMNEAESYTWDLPQGWTIVSGQDTRQIQVTSGQYGESGEVSVSATNNCGTGNLQTLEVNIDPPAPLIENIQITGEVEVCADATQLEYSIPTISHADSYEWSLPSGWVITSGQNTNSIMVSASSSSGNIEVLAKNECGESETVSLPVVSIVGVPNQPGSIVTDLGIDAICPPRNNISFSVPNDPEVDYYRWVLPSGWEIASGENTSNILVNVTNSAPYTNEIVKVVAGNICGESSESQYAEITVSDFVITDLGENQNLCSTTTAVPIKVIIEFGGFKKFKPAFSHNGGGSFTDIPPITNNYPNKFTIQYIPTSADFGQEVTITVNVPEPETNKNDPDACGDGYAEVTLYFAPNPTASFLTENHDICENSATEISLSGTPNTRITYTENGTSKTIDLNENGEAVFNSGNLSESTTYKLVNASYLEVPTCDQTLSESLEITVNPVPTVELLYENAIFCEDDTVTKEVVFTNPIGAYENGTFSAETGLEIDSETGAISPSASEPGDYTVTYIIPASLGCEPVEVTTPISISEIPQVDFSYETPLCSAGDVATAVTLSGSGNYENGLFTAEAGLSIDANTGTINPGESTPGTYTVIYTTHAADGCNEYEFTSEVVITEIPTPEISYDFLEFCKGNSATFTPGIIGGGEIMGGAFSAAPGLAINSETGAINPANSEQATYTVTYTLEGSAGCELVATETDIVITEFPAATLNYAGPFCASENTPQPVSFSEISGTIEGGSFSASPAGLSIDENSGEILPGSSDPGDYTITYTTPAAGGCEEVLLTTNVSITEIPYANISYNAPFCTSSNENFPVNFEDTPEAYQTGTFSASTGLVIDSVGNINPASSEPGQHTVIYTLPDIDACAASEITTTITIYEAPAITSQPFNVGICSTQPSELAVVAAGDELQYQWFQDGEAVSGATEATLSFNNTTSQNAGDYYVEVSGPASCTPVISDSVTLNVDEDIIIEEPVTEVPICGDGFSEVSFKFIAHANGAALNFTWFKDGNQVDNSDENITITTQPADENGRYEGTLEIINVTTDYNGDYYVEIQGPSEFTCSTAVTNPFQLRLNEVPEPPTIENFEYCQFEEVPALTVVSGENLTWYSTETGDDAFSETPVPNTNEPGETIYWVSQMPDVCESERVAVSVNIKEKPATPETTILIEYCKGETANPLEAVVTGAANLNWYDVNENVLSEAPLPNTESVGTYQYYVSQSLNDCESDKVAIEVIIHELPEVSISPSETLVCAATLVTLTAEGADTYVWYNEAQEEIGTTASLDVNPEITTTYKVVGTGTGECSNTAETTIEVNQPSDAGTISEATNVCIGNNSGEISVSGINGEVIRWEFTKNNGETWEILALEEAEISTSYIYQNLIKTTGFRAAVHNGVCEEAISEIVYIQVDESPISGELNFEGYERLYTTCEDPEFLEDLVLSGHTGQIVAWKYRTATQGTFQTIPGETGTTLPSSVITNLLGNETLIFQAEVINGACTIPVLSKTAILSVISSNIEPAPVTVSEDLICLGTEVTLSAETGYESGDGVNDSGNFDNASIDQNGGWRIKDSDGNLVNFETSANNTNPNIWKRLTPREFITANLSSPYNTSMQRFDHGLDDGNKGFSLVSGNNTSTMETNVFALDGMDSGILTFDQAYNLTEGASIEVLISTNGGNTYTSLYSNNGDPSSGNYNDFASGTPTSRPENKIEIDVGNYIGQNNLRIMFSFVGARQGDIWAVDNIILPDGPQNVGIVWEDTTDPETPVVIGTNNLEPWTPTEIGWNVSVITTTLEYTGGSCPTATNNEEIRVFVYDQYTSNVQAETGSCGNYSAQLTATVISEAQGEITSYPTQDGYIGKWVVEGPEPYEFSNIDSEDESNPINNPNVIFTSTVESPETHKLTWVLEPTETDENGILIENEACLPIYEPADVVFEDCIALDFDGIDDYVDLGEFYTGNYSLEAWIRPEASTGTIISGPNFEINLENLSAGINANSRWYHIAVSNNTLYVDGIESGSFNLGNGGERTLIGASWNNTTSSAENYFSGWIEEVRIWNTPITVDQIRFMMNQRLYNNGTQMGVEIPVNVPGGLSFENLEGYYQLLAEPDLVAGGTTPDLAQNAVPGRLKNMETLQENTAPLPYTSRIDGQTWATDDTWTNFEVWDAPNSTGISGAPIDWNIVRTNHNIASGNKDITVLGLLSEEKELEVVDPGDAMDEYNNGKFLRVTHYLQLNGIIDLIGESQLLQDEGSILEETSSGFLERDQQGTRNSFNYNYWSSPVSLQGSGNNAPYTISTILRDGTNTQNPVNIDFRGGHPAADQARTSPIIISAYWLHAFNGRANQYGDWQHIGANGTLNTGEGFTMKGSSGTASILDEQNYVFTGKPHNGNITLSIGQNMNYLVGNPYPSALNTHEFILDNLKDVSGGRNSHNIFNGVVYFWDHFGAENTHVLREYVGGYAAYSLAGGVQAISNDYRINANDAKGTKTPQQFIPVGQGFFLNTRLDEQNLGNITIAGGDVIFKNSQRQGVKEISGSSIFLKPLTKGEKIKTQDRDERAKIRLKFHSPKGYHRQILVTSDVNTSNGFDLGYDAPLIENNHEDMYWLIDSSKVVIQGIPNFATDQVLPIGIKIAGEGYFKIHIDSLENFPEEIPVYLNDKLLDTIHDLKERPYDAISQPGKIHNRFQLIFDNINEIPEIPEKPDLSSTIDFKYNDETQELRIDNPELIEIFEVLVFDLGGKLVQTHTDIPPQKQNILTINPVGASVYIVKLITVKGNRNKKFIMK from the coding sequence ATGGGAAAAATACTACTCCTAATATTTTTAATCATAATAGTTCCATTTGGGGTGTACGGGCAGGCTTGTCCCACCTCATTAAGTATAAGTTCCAACCCAGGCAGGGAAATTTGTACAGGAGAAGAAGTTACTTTCAGCGCTGCTGTAGATACCGGCAGTGGTCTTAACTATCTATGGCAAATTAATGGCGTTGCCGCAGGAACTAACACCCCGCAATTCACAACTACAAACCTTGAAAATAATGATCGTGTAAGGGTTATTGTTACAAGTAGTGATGATGAAAATTGCAATCTTACCAGTGATTATATTCAGATGACGGTGAACACTGTAAGAGTAGGAAGCCTTGTTATTCAAGCCAGTCCTGCGGAAATTTGTCCTGGGGATGAAATGAGTTTTAGTATAAAATCTTCCTCAAATACCGGAACCAATCCAGTTTATCAATGGCAGGTTAATGGACAAAACCAGGGATCTGGAAGTGTTTTTTCCGCGAATTTAGCTGAAGGAGATAACGTACAACTTTTAGTGAGCTCAAGTTTACCCTGTACGGAAGATTTTTCCAGTAATGTTATTAGCGTTAGCGAAAAAGACGGGCCGCCGGCAAACATTGGTAATATCCAGGGAGAAGCAAGTATTTGTCCGGGTGTTAGTACCACGTATAGTATTTCAGCAGTAAATTTTGCTAATTCCTACATATGGGAACTTCCCACAGGTTGGTCAGGTAGCAGTACCGGAACCAGTATTGATGTAACTCCCGGCAGCCAGGGAGGAGAAATTCGCGTAAGAGCTTTGAATGATTGCGGGGAAAGTGAGCAGACACTTTCTGTAAACGTTGAACCGGGTGTTCCTGGCCAGCCAGGAACTATCACCGGAAATACGGAAGTATGTCCCGGTACTACCCAAAGTTATTCAGTAAATGAAGTTCAAGATGCAGAATCATATCAATGGGTTTTACCCAGCGATTGGAGCGGAAGCAGCACGACCAATACCATAGACCTTAGCACCGGTAATCCAGGTAATGCAACTATAGAAGTAATTGCAATAAATTCTTGCGGGGATAGTGTTGTACGCACATTAAATATTACAGTGCAACCAGGCACCCCAAATAACCCGGGAGCCATTTCAGGAGGAACAGAGGTTTGTCCAGGCATTGAAGAAACCTATTCCATATCTTCAGTTATAGATGCTGAGAGTTATAATTGGACAGTACCAGCAGGTTGGACTATAAATGGCGATGCAAGTTCAAATCAAATTAGCGTAACCACCGGGAATTATGATCAAAACGGAACCATTAGCGTTACAGCTGTAAATTCCTGTGGTGAAAGCGAAGCAAATAGTCTAGCAGTAAATGTAGACTATGGAACTCCTCCCCTACCCGGGGAAATAAACATGGAGATTGCAGAAGGTTTCGAAGTGATTTGTCCTGAAAGTTCTTTAAGTTTTTCAATTCCTGAAATGAATGAAGCTGAGTCGTACACGTGGGACCTTCCCCAGGGCTGGACTATAGTTTCAGGTCAGGATACCCGACAAATCCAAGTTACCAGTGGGCAGTATGGAGAGAGTGGAGAAGTTAGTGTTTCAGCAACTAATAACTGCGGTACCGGTAATTTGCAAACCCTGGAGGTAAATATTGATCCACCTGCCCCACTAATTGAGAATATCCAAATAACCGGGGAAGTTGAAGTTTGTGCAGATGCAACCCAACTGGAATATAGTATTCCCACTATTAGTCACGCTGATTCTTATGAATGGTCATTACCATCCGGCTGGGTAATTACTTCTGGACAAAACACCAACAGCATTATGGTTAGTGCTTCCTCCTCTTCCGGGAATATTGAGGTTTTAGCTAAAAATGAGTGTGGTGAGAGCGAGACGGTTAGTCTTCCCGTGGTATCTATAGTTGGAGTACCAAACCAACCTGGAAGCATAGTTACAGATCTTGGAATAGACGCTATTTGCCCACCGCGGAATAATATTTCATTTAGCGTTCCCAATGATCCTGAAGTGGATTATTACCGCTGGGTATTACCTTCTGGCTGGGAGATTGCAAGCGGAGAGAATACCAGTAATATTTTAGTTAACGTCACCAATAGCGCTCCTTATACCAATGAGATTGTAAAAGTAGTCGCTGGCAATATCTGTGGTGAAAGTTCTGAAAGTCAATATGCTGAAATTACCGTTTCAGATTTTGTAATTACCGATCTTGGCGAGAATCAAAACTTGTGCTCTACAACAACGGCAGTGCCAATTAAGGTAATTATTGAATTTGGAGGTTTCAAAAAATTTAAACCTGCATTTTCACATAATGGAGGGGGAAGCTTTACAGATATTCCACCTATTACAAATAATTACCCTAATAAATTTACTATCCAATATATACCAACTTCAGCCGATTTTGGTCAGGAAGTAACTATCACAGTGAATGTGCCAGAACCAGAAACCAATAAGAACGATCCCGATGCTTGTGGAGATGGTTATGCTGAAGTTACTCTCTACTTTGCACCAAACCCTACGGCCAGCTTCCTAACAGAGAATCACGATATTTGCGAGAATTCAGCTACAGAAATCTCACTTTCGGGAACTCCCAATACTCGTATCACCTATACTGAAAATGGAACTTCTAAAACCATAGATTTAAATGAAAATGGGGAGGCTGTGTTTAATTCTGGAAATCTTTCAGAATCTACCACTTATAAATTAGTAAATGCTTCTTACCTGGAAGTACCAACCTGCGACCAAACACTTTCTGAAAGTCTTGAAATAACCGTAAATCCGGTTCCAACGGTAGAATTACTATATGAAAATGCTATTTTTTGTGAAGATGATACCGTAACTAAAGAAGTGGTTTTTACAAATCCTATAGGAGCATACGAAAACGGAACATTTAGCGCCGAAACCGGACTCGAGATTGATTCTGAAACCGGGGCAATAAGTCCTTCCGCTAGTGAACCGGGAGATTACACCGTTACCTACATCATTCCGGCAAGTTTAGGCTGTGAACCGGTAGAAGTAACCACTCCAATAAGCATTAGTGAAATTCCTCAAGTAGATTTTAGTTACGAAACACCTTTGTGTTCGGCTGGTGATGTTGCCACCGCTGTAACTTTATCGGGCAGCGGCAATTACGAAAATGGATTATTTACCGCTGAAGCTGGCTTATCTATTGATGCTAACACGGGAACAATAAACCCAGGTGAAAGCACCCCAGGAACTTACACGGTAATCTATACCACGCATGCTGCCGATGGTTGTAATGAATATGAATTTACAAGTGAGGTAGTGATTACCGAAATTCCTACTCCTGAAATTTCTTATGATTTCCTTGAATTCTGTAAGGGTAATTCTGCAACTTTTACTCCCGGAATAATCGGAGGTGGAGAAATAATGGGAGGTGCTTTTTCTGCGGCTCCAGGTTTGGCGATTAATTCTGAAACCGGGGCAATAAATCCGGCTAACAGTGAGCAAGCAACTTATACAGTAACCTATACATTAGAAGGCTCAGCAGGATGCGAGCTGGTTGCTACAGAAACTGATATTGTAATTACTGAATTCCCTGCAGCAACTTTAAATTATGCCGGGCCTTTTTGTGCTTCAGAAAATACACCTCAACCGGTAAGTTTTTCGGAAATAAGCGGAACCATAGAAGGTGGAAGTTTCTCAGCTTCTCCCGCAGGACTTTCAATTGATGAAAATTCCGGAGAAATTCTTCCCGGCTCTAGCGATCCCGGAGATTATACGATTACTTATACGACGCCAGCCGCAGGGGGTTGTGAAGAAGTACTGCTAACAACAAATGTTAGCATCACCGAAATTCCATATGCAAACATTTCTTATAATGCTCCATTTTGTACTTCAAGCAATGAAAACTTTCCTGTTAATTTTGAAGATACACCTGAAGCCTATCAAACCGGAACTTTTTCGGCAAGTACTGGGTTAGTAATAGATAGTGTTGGGAATATTAATCCTGCATCAAGTGAACCCGGCCAACATACCGTAATATATACGCTGCCTGATATAGATGCTTGTGCCGCTTCAGAAATTACAACTACTATCACAATTTATGAAGCCCCTGCGATTACTTCGCAACCATTTAACGTAGGCATCTGTTCTACCCAACCCAGTGAACTTGCAGTAGTTGCTGCAGGAGATGAACTCCAATATCAGTGGTTTCAGGATGGCGAAGCAGTTTCAGGAGCTACCGAAGCCACTTTATCTTTTAACAATACCACCTCGCAAAACGCCGGTGATTATTATGTTGAAGTTAGCGGTCCGGCAAGTTGCACACCGGTTATTTCAGATTCCGTTACCCTAAACGTAGATGAAGATATTATAATAGAAGAACCAGTGACGGAAGTACCAATTTGTGGGGATGGTTTTTCAGAAGTTTCCTTTAAATTTATAGCCCACGCTAACGGTGCCGCACTGAATTTCACATGGTTCAAAGATGGAAATCAAGTAGATAATTCCGATGAAAATATTACAATTACTACGCAACCAGCCGATGAAAATGGCAGGTATGAAGGAACTTTAGAAATAATAAATGTTACAACCGATTATAATGGGGATTATTATGTGGAAATCCAGGGACCTTCCGAGTTTACTTGTTCTACAGCAGTAACTAATCCTTTTCAATTACGTTTAAATGAAGTTCCGGAACCACCTACAATAGAAAATTTTGAATATTGCCAGTTTGAAGAAGTTCCGGCTTTAACCGTAGTATCGGGTGAAAATCTTACCTGGTACTCAACTGAAACTGGCGATGACGCTTTTTCTGAAACTCCCGTACCGAATACCAACGAACCCGGTGAAACCATTTATTGGGTTAGTCAAATGCCAGATGTTTGCGAGAGTGAACGTGTAGCAGTAAGTGTAAATATTAAAGAAAAACCCGCAACTCCTGAAACTACTATTCTTATAGAATATTGTAAAGGCGAGACAGCCAATCCCCTTGAAGCTGTTGTAACTGGAGCGGCAAACTTAAACTGGTATGATGTCAATGAAAATGTGCTTTCTGAAGCACCACTGCCCAATACTGAAAGTGTGGGAACGTATCAATATTACGTTTCACAAAGCCTAAATGATTGCGAAAGCGATAAAGTTGCTATTGAAGTGATAATTCATGAGTTACCGGAAGTTAGTATAAGTCCTTCAGAAACCCTGGTATGTGCGGCAACCTTGGTAACATTAACTGCCGAGGGAGCTGATACCTATGTATGGTATAATGAAGCCCAGGAAGAAATTGGCACTACCGCTTCTCTTGATGTGAACCCTGAAATAACTACTACTTACAAGGTGGTTGGTACTGGAACAGGAGAATGTTCTAACACCGCTGAAACTACCATTGAAGTAAATCAACCCAGCGATGCCGGAACAATATCTGAAGCCACCAATGTTTGTATTGGAAATAATTCTGGAGAAATTTCGGTTTCAGGCATTAATGGCGAGGTAATTCGTTGGGAATTTACTAAGAATAATGGTGAAACCTGGGAAATTCTAGCTTTAGAAGAAGCGGAAATTTCTACAAGCTACATTTATCAAAACCTTATCAAAACCACCGGCTTCAGGGCTGCAGTACACAATGGAGTTTGTGAGGAAGCCATTTCAGAAATAGTTTATATACAGGTAGATGAATCTCCTATTAGTGGAGAATTAAATTTCGAAGGATACGAGCGTTTATATACTACTTGTGAAGATCCGGAATTTTTAGAAGACCTGGTTCTTTCCGGTCACACCGGCCAGATAGTTGCCTGGAAATACAGAACTGCAACTCAGGGTACTTTCCAAACCATTCCAGGAGAAACCGGGACCACACTTCCTTCTTCGGTAATAACAAATTTATTAGGCAATGAAACACTTATTTTTCAGGCAGAAGTAATAAACGGAGCCTGTACTATCCCTGTGCTAAGCAAAACTGCCATTTTAAGTGTGATTTCATCTAATATTGAACCCGCTCCAGTAACTGTCAGTGAAGATTTAATTTGTTTGGGAACCGAAGTTACTCTAAGTGCAGAAACGGGTTATGAGTCTGGTGATGGAGTGAATGATAGTGGTAATTTTGATAATGCTTCTATAGACCAGAACGGCGGCTGGAGAATAAAGGATTCTGATGGAAACCTGGTAAATTTTGAAACCAGCGCCAATAACACCAACCCAAATATTTGGAAAAGGTTGACACCTCGTGAATTTATTACCGCAAATCTCTCTTCTCCCTACAATACCTCCATGCAAAGATTTGATCACGGTTTAGATGATGGAAACAAAGGTTTCTCTCTGGTCTCTGGGAATAACACATCCACTATGGAGACCAACGTTTTTGCTTTAGACGGAATGGACTCAGGCATTTTAACTTTTGATCAGGCTTACAACCTTACTGAGGGAGCTTCTATTGAAGTTTTAATTTCAACCAATGGCGGTAATACTTATACCTCATTATATAGTAATAATGGTGATCCTTCAAGTGGAAATTATAATGATTTTGCTTCTGGAACGCCTACTTCCAGACCTGAGAATAAAATTGAAATTGATGTGGGAAATTATATCGGACAAAACAACCTAAGGATAATGTTTAGTTTCGTTGGAGCAAGACAGGGGGATATTTGGGCTGTAGATAATATTATTTTACCAGACGGACCACAAAACGTTGGGATCGTGTGGGAAGATACTACTGATCCTGAAACTCCCGTGGTGATAGGAACCAATAATTTAGAACCATGGACACCTACTGAAATTGGCTGGAATGTTTCTGTAATTACCACTACTCTAGAATATACAGGCGGTTCTTGTCCCACAGCCACTAACAACGAAGAAATCAGGGTTTTTGTTTATGACCAATATACTTCTAACGTACAAGCTGAAACCGGAAGCTGTGGAAATTACTCTGCACAATTAACCGCAACTGTAATTAGTGAAGCTCAAGGGGAAATCACCTCCTATCCTACTCAGGATGGTTATATTGGCAAATGGGTAGTGGAAGGCCCTGAACCCTACGAATTTTCAAATATTGATTCAGAAGATGAAAGCAATCCAATAAACAATCCTAATGTAATTTTCACCTCCACAGTGGAGAGCCCTGAAACCCACAAGCTTACCTGGGTTTTAGAACCTACCGAAACAGATGAAAACGGGATTCTAATTGAAAACGAAGCTTGTCTACCAATTTATGAACCGGCTGATGTTGTTTTTGAAGACTGTATTGCCCTTGATTTTGATGGCATAGATGATTACGTAGATTTAGGAGAATTCTATACAGGAAATTACAGTTTAGAGGCCTGGATTCGGCCTGAAGCTTCAACAGGAACTATTATTAGCGGGCCTAACTTTGAAATTAATTTAGAAAACTTATCTGCAGGAATTAATGCAAATTCCCGTTGGTATCATATTGCTGTTTCAAACAACACCCTTTACGTAGACGGAATTGAAAGCGGTAGTTTCAACCTGGGAAATGGCGGAGAAAGAACCCTTATAGGTGCCAGCTGGAACAATACCACCTCCAGCGCTGAAAATTATTTTAGCGGATGGATAGAAGAAGTTAGAATTTGGAATACTCCAATTACTGTAGACCAAATAAGGTTTATGATGAACCAGCGTCTTTACAACAACGGTACACAAATGGGTGTAGAAATTCCCGTGAATGTGCCTGGCGGACTAAGTTTTGAGAATCTGGAAGGCTACTATCAACTTCTTGCAGAACCAGACTTAGTCGCCGGTGGAACCACTCCCGATTTGGCACAAAATGCCGTTCCCGGCAGACTCAAAAACATGGAAACACTTCAGGAAAATACAGCGCCTCTCCCCTATACTTCCAGAATAGACGGGCAAACCTGGGCTACCGATGATACATGGACGAATTTTGAAGTATGGGATGCACCAAACAGCACCGGAATTTCAGGAGCACCAATTGATTGGAATATTGTGAGAACCAATCACAATATCGCTTCAGGAAATAAAGATATTACGGTTTTAGGCTTGTTATCAGAAGAAAAAGAATTAGAAGTTGTCGACCCCGGCGATGCGATGGATGAATATAATAATGGGAAATTTCTACGGGTTACCCATTATTTACAACTGAATGGAATAATAGATTTAATAGGAGAATCCCAGCTCTTACAGGATGAGGGCAGCATCCTGGAAGAAACCAGCAGTGGTTTTTTAGAACGCGATCAACAGGGAACCCGCAACAGTTTCAACTATAACTACTGGAGCTCGCCGGTTAGTTTGCAAGGCAGTGGTAACAACGCTCCCTACACCATTTCTACCATTTTACGAGACGGAACAAATACTCAAAATCCTGTCAACATAGATTTTAGAGGAGGACATCCCGCAGCCGACCAGGCCCGAACTTCTCCAATTATAATTAGTGCCTACTGGCTACACGCTTTTAACGGAAGAGCCAATCAATACGGAGACTGGCAGCATATTGGTGCAAACGGCACGCTTAACACTGGGGAAGGCTTCACGATGAAAGGAAGTTCGGGTACGGCTTCTATACTCGATGAACAGAATTATGTTTTCACAGGTAAACCTCATAATGGTAATATTACACTAAGCATTGGCCAGAATATGAATTACCTGGTAGGAAACCCATATCCATCGGCTCTAAATACGCATGAATTTATACTGGATAATCTAAAAGATGTTAGTGGCGGAAGAAATTCACATAATATTTTTAATGGGGTGGTTTATTTTTGGGATCATTTTGGAGCCGAGAACACACATGTACTCCGGGAATATGTAGGTGGTTATGCAGCATATTCGCTGGCCGGCGGCGTGCAGGCAATTTCAAATGATTATCGTATAAATGCTAATGATGCCAAGGGTACAAAAACTCCACAACAATTTATTCCTGTGGGACAGGGTTTCTTCTTAAATACGCGTTTAGATGAACAAAATTTAGGGAATATAACAATCGCAGGAGGAGATGTTATATTTAAAAACTCCCAGCGCCAGGGTGTTAAGGAAATTTCAGGCAGTTCAATTTTTCTTAAACCGCTTACCAAAGGAGAAAAAATTAAAACTCAGGACAGAGATGAAAGAGCTAAAATTAGGCTTAAATTTCATTCACCAAAAGGTTATCATCGTCAAATTTTAGTTACCAGTGATGTTAATACCAGTAATGGTTTTGATCTTGGTTATGATGCGCCGTTAATAGAAAACAACCACGAAGATATGTACTGGCTTATAGACTCCTCAAAAGTGGTGATCCAGGGAATTCCCAATTTTGCAACAGACCAGGTTTTACCCATTGGCATAAAAATAGCCGGGGAAGGATATTTTAAAATTCATATAGATAGTCTTGAAAATTTCCCAGAAGAAATTCCGGTTTATCTGAATGATAAATTACTAGATACTATTCACGATTTAAAGGAACGTCCCTATGACGCAATCTCCCAGCCGGGTAAAATTCACAATAGGTTTCAGTTAATTTTTGATAATATTAATGAAATTCCAGAGATCCCGGAAAAACCAGATTTAAGTTCAACTATAGATTTTAAATATAATGACGAAACCCAGGAACTTAGAATTGATAATCCCGAACTTATTGAGATATTTGAGGTTCTTGTATTTGATTTAGGCGGAAAACTTGTACAGACACATACCGATATCCCACCGCAAAAACAGAACATTCTAACAATAAATCCTGTAGGCGCCAGTGTTTATATTGTAAAACTAATTACTGTCAAAGGAAACAGGAATAAAAAGTTTATTATGAAATAG